Genomic segment of Bifidobacterium lemurum:
TTGCCGTAGGCGCGGGCTTACGCCTTCGGAGGAACACGCCCGTCTGGATTGGGGGAAACCGACCATCGGTGTATATTGAAATGTCCGGCCATTCGCGTCGGAGGCTTGATAACTCAAGATTGGGGCTGATCGGTTTCGACGGTGACCTGTTCGTCGCAGGGAAGCGTGCCGAGAACGCAGGGTCCGCTCGTGGATGTCCCCTGCAAAAGAATAAGTGCTAAATCTAACCGCACTGAGTTCGCTCTCGCTGCCTGAGCTTCGCGCCAGGACTAACCAGTGAGCAGCCGCTCCGTTCACTCTCCTTCGTCTTCGGGGAGAAGCTGAGCGTCGTTAAGAAGACTTGCTTTGATGGCTGAGCTTCAGGGCCATCAAGGGACTTTCACTGCAGATATGCCCGCCGTCCGTCGTCTGCGACATAGACGGGGGCAGAAAAACCGCCGCACGGCCAGCAGACTACGCACGTAGAAGACTGAGGGTACGGTCATCGGACCGGGGTTCAATTCCCCGCAGCTCCACCAATATGAGAACGCCACTGCCGCAAGGCAGTGGCGTTCTTCGTTACGTTCACGGAAGGGAACCATCCGCGACCCGACCGCGCTATTTAAGGCTATTTAAGAAAGCGGTCGTAGTAGCCGTTGGTTTCGAAATAGTACGAATCGACCTTGCTCTTGAACGCCTGCTCCGGAATGAAGCAGAAGCAGACGATGGCCGCCAGAATCAACGCGCAGACGCCCCAATCCGACGCTCCGATCGACATGTCCCGCAAACTGTAGAACATCAGGACGCCCAACACGCCGAATCCGAGATAGGCGGTGATGGATCCGGGCCCGTATATGGTCGTCTTCCCTTTGCCCCGGAACATGAAATACGCCCGCACACCGCAATACGTGTGGAACACCACCTCAAGCGCGGAGAACGCCATCGCGCTCATCAGCACGCCGGCATGCACCGCTCCGCCGCCGACCGCATATGCGGCGGCCACGACCGCGTACATGATCGTGACGCCCAGCACCGTGATCATGTCGGACGCCCGGCACATGGGATATCGGTCCGGTCTCGCGGACCGATACAGGAAGGTGTTGTATTGGAAGTTGAACCCTCCCGGGAACACCCACTCCTCCGTGGCGTGGACGGGGATCAACGCCGCGATCGCCGCGACGAGTTTCAGCTCGGTCGACCACGTGCGCCAATTCAGCAGAATCAGCACGGTGATGACGGCGGTGACGCACCAGCCGAACCACAACCATGCGCGGTCGCTCCACCAGCTCAATCCGGTTTTATTCATTACAGTACCTCCTTTTTCGAGACAAACGTATCAAAACTTTGCGTTGTGACACACCTGTCTCAGAGATGTTGTACAAAACTCGTATGGATGTCTCAGAACAGGAGATGACGGCCATGTACCACGTGTCGAACGACAAACGAGCCAGACAATCCGCGGATCTGATATGGAAAGGCCTCGAACGATGTCTGAGGGAAAAGGAGTATCGGAAAATCCACGTCAACGACATCAACGAGAAATCCTATGTCAGCCGCGCAACCTTCTATAGGCTTTTCGATTCGATCGACGACGTGCTGTCCTACCGATGCGACCTCATCTTCAGGGAACTTGAGGAGAAACTGGTCCAGCGGCAGTTTGCGACGAACCACGATCTGTTTCTTGTCTTCGTCGAGGAGTGGCTCAGTCAGGAGACGCTGGTGAAAGCCCTTGTCGAGAATAATCTGACGGGCATCATCTACGACACGCATATGAAGAACAGCGACCTTATGAAAAGGGTTTTCACCGACGTGTCGGCGATGACCGACGCCGAATCCGATTATCTGGTCTCCATCCTGACGAATATCCTTCCGGCCGTGGTGAACACCTGGTATCGGCACGGGCAAACGGAAAGCCCCGAGGAGATATACGCACACGCCAAGGCAAGCATCACGACCATCGCGGACACGCTCAATCGATAGTCGAAGGACCGCGCGGCCCGTCGCGGCGCATGTCAGATGCAGGACGTCTCCCGCCATCCGACATGCGACTGATGGCGGGGGACGTTATTTGATGATGGGTTTGAGGGGGGCGGAGACGTCGACCTGCTGCTTGTCGCCGATCACGTTGGGATCGTTGATGATTTTGTCGACCACCGCTTTTT
This window contains:
- a CDS encoding HXXEE domain-containing protein, which encodes MNKTGLSWWSDRAWLWFGWCVTAVITVLILLNWRTWSTELKLVAAIAALIPVHATEEWVFPGGFNFQYNTFLYRSARPDRYPMCRASDMITVLGVTIMYAVVAAAYAVGGGAVHAGVLMSAMAFSALEVVFHTYCGVRAYFMFRGKGKTTIYGPGSITAYLGFGVLGVLMFYSLRDMSIGASDWGVCALILAAIVCFCFIPEQAFKSKVDSYYFETNGYYDRFLK
- a CDS encoding TetR/AcrR family transcriptional regulator — encoded protein: MDVSEQEMTAMYHVSNDKRARQSADLIWKGLERCLREKEYRKIHVNDINEKSYVSRATFYRLFDSIDDVLSYRCDLIFRELEEKLVQRQFATNHDLFLVFVEEWLSQETLVKALVENNLTGIIYDTHMKNSDLMKRVFTDVSAMTDAESDYLVSILTNILPAVVNTWYRHGQTESPEEIYAHAKASITTIADTLNR